A stretch of Gossypium hirsutum isolate 1008001.06 chromosome A06, Gossypium_hirsutum_v2.1, whole genome shotgun sequence DNA encodes these proteins:
- the LOC121230509 gene encoding uncharacterized protein yields MLDVLKHLFINIPLVEALEKMLNYAKAIKEFLFKKRRFGKLETVALTIECSLFFQNKLPLKLKDLGSFIIPSNIGESYCDFEADKEVSIILRRPFQETDRTKIDVQKGEPTIQVQEKQVTFNVLKALRSPDMVKDCFTISEEDSLVPIKLEYNDPLEGISSDSLHQDEDDKCLEASVLLTASVAAIFTALSRPVYGVEPSC; encoded by the exons ATGCTGGATGTGTTGAAACACCTATTTATCAACATTCCGTTGGTAGAAGCTTTGGAGAAAATGTTGAACTATGCTAAAGCTATAAAGGAATTTTTGTTTAAGAAGAGAAGGTTTGGGAAACTTGAAACTGTAGCCCTGACTATAGAATGTAGCCTATTTTTTCAGAATAAGTTGCCTCTTAAGTTGAAGGATCTAGGAAGTTTCATCATACCTTCCAATATTGGAGAATCCTATTGTG attttgaagcagacaaagaagtaTCAATCATCCTAAGAAGGCCTTTCCAAGAAACCGACAGGACGAAAATCGATGTACAGAAAGGTGAACCCACCATACAAGTTCAAGAAAAACAAGTGACCTTTAATGTACTCAAAGCCCTAAGATCTCCTGATATGGTTAAAGATTGTTTTACCATCTCCGAGGAAGATTCGTTGGTTCCTATAAAATTAGAATACAATGATCCATTGGAAGGCATTTCATCTGACTCTTTACATCAAGATGAGGATGATAAATGTTTGGAagctt CTGTTCTGTTAACTGCCAGCGTTGCTGCGATATTTACGGCGTTGAGCCGTCCTGTCTACGGCGTTGAGCCGTCCTGTTGA